In Rhodamnia argentea isolate NSW1041297 chromosome 1, ASM2092103v1, whole genome shotgun sequence, the genomic window CCCTAAAGGTATCAAAGTTCAAACCTCCTTATTCATTTCGACTAGATAAAGTATATACTGATTATCATAAGACATGGCATTAACAAGTAATATACTGACAGAACTGTCCAATCTGTGGTGTCATATAATAAACTTTGCTAGTCAGAAACTTGTTGCACAAAACAGGATTATCATAGCAGTTAGCTGCCGAGCGGTGATGAGAATTCATAATTACTTTTGTTGGCTTCAGAAGTATCCATTGCTTCAGTTAAATACCTTTCATCACTCTGTTGAAGAAGAACCTTTTACTCACACTtcaagaatttttggaaacaacAAGAGCATACAACTAACCAGGTCTATTACAACTGAAAGGCTTCTGCCATATGCCGACTTAATCATGTATGTTTAATACTTACAACCTTAGTGAAACATCCTTATCAAAAGTCAAGTGTTAAAATTGATGACCACGTGACAATTTCTAGTACTAAACAGCACGTAGAAACTTCTTACAAGTTTGAAAACTTAGAGTTCATTTTCGCTTGAGTTGGTGTTCCACGTAACTACTGAACTATTgtgaaaaattgagaatttgcTAACCAACCAGGAGATAAACCTCCTCCATATAAACGAACACATTATGTTTGATTTATATAGTAAAGAATGAGAACAAAATTGTCTTGAAGGGAAATGTTGTCCTTCCCCCAACCCCATGAAAATAATTATGATAACTCATTATATTGAAAAGCACATGCAGCATTATCTAGTCCAAAGCTCCCATCATTTTGTGGTGTGTTTACTCGATAGGCTATATTTGTATTGATTGCAGGTATTATTTTAAGACGACTAGATTGTGACTAGTCTTTTGGTTTCTCTTCTCTCAAAACCCCCGAGTACCACCCGCCTGTTTTTCCTCATTTCGATATATTTTACCTCCTTTGCTTCCGTCACCACTAAGGGATTGGTTCATCAATGAAATTCACAATTAAATGAACATCTTTGCAGGCGTGGATGGTCTTACAAACCCAACAATAGAAATAGAGTATTTTCAATCTTCTGGAGTTCTTATATTCCTCCCACTCCACAGGCATAACATCTACTGTCGCATATAGATTATACTGAGAAAGTCAAATCAAGTAGAAAAAAGCGTTAAGTACAGAACAAGAAGATCAGTAATTCGGAACTTCCAACTACAGGTACTCTGAAATTTGAAGCAAGAGAAGAAGCATCTTttatcttcttcatttttctcgtTTCATTACATCCAAGGAAGTGTAGTGGTTACGACCTACTTTGAAGATATATTACATAAAGCAGATGACCAGCCCTTGTCCAGAATAAATTAAACAGACAGTCGAAGCATACAGCTAATGTTATCCCATGTATCTACATCCTGACATAGACCAATTAAATGAAAGTTACTAAGGATACACAAATAAATATCTTTCCAGCAACCTGCTAAAAATTGTTGAACCAAAGTAATACAGCACCTTCGAGTTGTCGAAAGAAAACTTGCTATCTTCTGTCTTTGAAAGTTTTGTAAACCATGTAAGTGATGGCaaccacaaaaataaatcacacaTCATAACAAGCCTTAAAGGGGAAAGAACAGAGTCACGAACTATTTGAGTAAGCTGTTGCATCTCATATATCAATTGAAAGTCGAAACACTGGGCAAACTGAGAGATCATTCCTGCATCATTCATCTGGTACCAGTTTAATAGTAACTTATTGAAATATTCTTCAGTTCTTCTGCAATGGCACTTACTTTAACCATGGCAATATGCTCAACCCCATCAAGCAGTGATCTATAACAGAAGGCCATGAAAGGCCCCCACATCGTGGGTATAGGGGCAACACCAGCCTGCTCCACCAACTTATCCCTTTTTCTTCTATATCTGCCATAAAAAAAGCAGAAAACAAATTTTATCGCACTGGATTATTTGTATCAAAGAACACATATACTAACAGAAAAACCATATGCATGCCACACTGGAAACACGATGATGGAAATGTCACATCTTCCGAGTTCCAATAGCATCTCACATCACCAGACCTCAGTGAGAATCTAATTGCCAGATTGGCAAAATATGGAAATGTCCCTTCACAAGATTCGCCTAAGGAGCGTGAGTTGAGGCCTAATACCTATTACATTGATGAGTTTGAGTAGTGCAATACCTAACactttaataatatattttttattataattttaatCTAAGCGTTAACTAATATAAAAACCTCATCTATCATTTAATAATTATTCATAATGAAATTTAATTATATAATACATTTTTACTTAAGCATAAATATTATTTGTTGCGTAACTAATAGAATGATTGAACTAATAATTGTACCACAATTTGAGCATCAATTAAtgtgatttcaatttttgaaaatataaattaCCGTACCTAACAGGGAGCAACTGAAATTATGCTGATTATTACATTATGAATAATTTCTCCAATCTAGCTTAACTCTTCCAATGTACTTCTAATAACTCGAACACTTCTAACAGCTCCATAAAGCCACAATGCTTCTTGATCCTAATGCATAACATAGCTTAGATCTAACAGGAAAAAATGCATGAGATTCCAAATGAAATCTAAACAATGAATTATCCACAGATgaagcaaaaagacaaaaaaaaaaaaaagtaatttgcaTTTAATTCCAGGAGATATACAATCAAATATCAGATGACACGAGCACAGGGTACCACAATGCTTCTTGATCCTAATGCATAACATAGCTTAGATCTAACAGGAAAAAATGCATGAGATTCCAAATGAAATCTAAACAATGAATTATCCACAGATgaagcaaaaagacaaaaaaaaaaaagtaatttgcaTTTAATTTCAGGAGATATACAATCAAATATCAGATGACACGAGCACAGGGTACCACTAATAGCAATCTAGATCGCTGAATTTGACAAGTCATAGTTTTGTGGACATCTGACTTACAGAGGAAGCCTCAATTGGGATTTTGTACAGAAGACAAACAAGATATACAGGTGTTTAGTTGCTTGATTGTGGAAATTCCACAGGGGAAATCAACTCTCAGATTGGATGCTCAGAAAGGAGATTCACCATTTTACAATAAATGGCTGAAAATGACCACTCTGACGGCGATTGAAGACTGTCTCGGCCAAAACCAAAGGGACAAAGCacttaaaaagggaaaaattgagCATGCAATAAGGTGCAAAAGTACCTGATCAAATCagcaattgaaattatttttcggtTTAAGCAATAAGGGTGGCAAAAGTACCTGATCAAATCagcaattgaaattattttcaagttCTCTTTCAGCGCAAATTGTCGAAGCTTTGGTAATCTGGCCATAGAACCATCATCATCCACTATCTCACATAAAACTCCAATAGGCTCCAATCCAGCCAACATCGCCAGATCAAGAGAAGCTTCTGTATGCCCAGCTCTTTTGAGAACCCCTCCTTCTCTATATTTCAGAGGGAAAACATGGCCAGGTCGATTAAAATCTTCAGGTTTTGAATCTTTCGATGCAAGAGACAATATAGTCCTGGCTCTATCATGAGCTGAGACACCAGTAGTTGTCCCGCGTCTTGCGTCCTTATATGAAAAGATGACTGACTCAGATCTCACAGTTAATCAAGTAACCGTCCATGAGAAGACACTGctgaaatattagaaatttacaAACTTGTTCCTTCAGTCAACTACAacagcaaaaggaaaaatgcaGCCTATAGTTAATTTCGTGCTAACGCCCTCAGCAGGACGATGCATTCTCTCCTGGAAACTTCAATCTCCTTTCTAGCATGTATCCAACTACAAAATTCTCTCACACGAACCAAACTTTTGCCTAAAAAACCATGTGCACAATTATCAGCAATTACATCGTGCTCGATATAAAGACCGATTTTCATAAAGCGGCTAAAATGATTATTCAGAAAAGACGTCGAACAGCATCCATTGACATCTAATATGGTATTGAGTAACTAGATAATATCATTAAGTCAATGAAAGACCTATATTCCTAACCATTGCATGATGATAAAACCTTTTGATGGCTCTCAAACTACTCGCATCCCGAACAATAAAAGCAGAAGAATCACGTCATGGATATCGCATTTACGCACAGTAAAAACCAAACTGTTCCGTAAGACCGTAAAATAAGAGAAATGAAACATCAAATGGGACGGTCATTCATGCCATCTTTTGGATTTAATTGTCTTCCAAAGCAAGAGGCCAATTTAAGCTTTTCTGTCTGGGTAAAAGCTCTTTATAAaactttcccaaaaaaatattaaatggtAGTAGCTTGACCTAACATACATGAAGATCCATACCACTGAAATAGTAAAAGCTGTGCATAGCTTTTCCTCATTCTCCTTACGGGTCACCATCAAGGGAAGTTGCAGCCTCTCCAAGTCTTCTTCTCTCATGCTCACACATACGATACCAGTGCCATGCTTCACTATAAAGGCCATAGCTTCAGGCGTTACCAAAGATGCTGCCATTATTAAATCTCCCTCATTTTCTCTGTCTTCATCATCTACAACAATAACAAACTGCAAGAACACACAGAATTTGATACCCTTTCCCATTCCAATCTCCAAATAACAGATGAGGAGAAGAATTTTGATTGGGGAGACCAATGACAAACAGAATGATTGGTAAGGAAGCTTCAACCTTGCCTTGACGAATGTCTTCAAATGCCTCCGGAATTGAAGAAAATCCTTCTGTAGGTACATCAAGGTCATAAACATCTTCATTAGGAAAAAAATCTTGAGTAGTCGGTGTTATTTCAGCAGCAAGCGTCCCAAACGCCACACCATTGGAGTTAACATGAACCCTTTTGGGCAGCACTTGTTCATCTAATATAACATTTTGCCCTGAGGTCGCCCCATTGTTATAGGAATAGGGTAAGAGATCATCCTCCCCATAAAGTACCGCAAATGTCACTTTTCTGATAGCCCTTGATCTACAGGGTTTGCTTGGAATCCTGAAGAACACACCAGATTTGGAGAGGTATGATGTGGAAGTACTCACTCCATGCTTACAGCTATGTTGtctggagaaaagaaagaattagcCATCCTTCCTCATTCGTCATAAATTGTACTTCGAATATCAAAACTGCCAACACATCGAAATTGAATTCCCATAGATTATATATAATCTTCTCCAAAACAACTGAGATTCCGAATATAAATAACCACAGCATGGTTCATAAGAGGTTATCTTCTATTTATCACAACTCACAAAGCTTATAATATAAGGGCACTCGTGAAGGAACAATAGAGGAAAGTTTGCAGTTTTCACTACAACGCTTTTCTTCGGTTCATCTGTATTCGGTGCTTTGGAACCAGTGTTCAGGCCACCAGTTAACAATACCCTTTATATGGGCGCTAACAAATCGCTCCTAATTAGGCATGCCTGGAATGAAACGCAAACTGGCCCCAAAAACATATTGATGGTCACCACAAAAGCCAAAGTTCAGTACAAATTATAAGCATAATcgtctcttcttctccttttcgaTCAGCCCCATTCAATTTCTAAGATAACCAATCCATCAACAAGAAGTCAAGAGCCACCTTTTCAGCTGAATGTTTATAATACTAAGGACTAGGAACTAGCTGATTCCAGATCTCAACAATTCACCTAGTTTCCATCACCCACCACGCAAAATTAAAGAATTACACGCTTAAATCTCAGCATCTTCCATCAGTATCGGCGTCAGCCCTTCATCTGGAACATCCCAACGCAAGTAAAGAATGTCGCTTCGGGAACGAAGAACAGGCACAAATTCTGAATCGCATTATTTAAAGAAAAGGGTGAGCACGACATGCCAACAggatcaaattttaaaatcacCGAACTTTCCACTCTGGTTCACtggcatgagagagagagagagagagagagagagagagagaaagagagaatacTCCGAACTCGAGAACACGGAGGAATATGAGTGACGAAGGCCGAGGGAAGCCATTATCGCCCCAAAACGAGCGCGAGCGAGCGGATGGTCGGGAAAATCACCGGTCGGATATTACAGCACTTTAGCGCTCTGACAGAATTATTTTTCCTCTGGGAGTCTCGAgcaaattatatattttctcGGTACTGTGATTCTTAAGATAATCCAAATGAATCGAATCATAAATAGCGAGAAAGTGATGTCAATTTTCCCTGAAAATTCAGAACGTCGTCGCCATCTACAAACAAGATGGTTCCTATGAGAGTACAGTTCATCTTCATTGTTTTATCCTAAGTGGTGTCGATagagaaattttgaattttctttagtCTCAAATTTTAATTCCATAAGTTCATATGTTAATTACTTAATCTCTTGGTGTTTGGACCATTTTTCATCAGTAATTTATCATAATTTGTGAAATTCGATGTACAAAATTTATCATTCAAGTTGAAGCATTGAGAATATTTGTTATTTCGCCCCCATGAATCTGAGTACATGGGTGCAACACGctttaagaaaaatcaagtaGTAAAAAGCGTAAATTGTATCGTGCATTTCCACGTCGACTAGTGTTCGGACACATTTACGTTGAGATAACCTAAACAATTCGTATTAATTTAGAATTGAGAATCATATTGTATGTCTACATTATACAAGTGTGCATTGGCGGATGCGTATTCAAATACCAATTGACTAGTGATTTACTTAGCCAACATGGCACAATGAATCAATTAAGGTCCATGGCCGGTTAAATTTGGAGAGGCATGTTCCATACAGGGTCAATTAGGATTGGTAGATTCTACATCATTTTTGTCATTCTCGTGTTAAGTTAAAAAGTCCAGACTTCATGGGTTCGGAACAAGGCTCGCTAGGAAACGTCGAGATTATCATCAACGCTCTCTATCGAGCTTACTGTTGATTCCTATTATAACGAAATGTGTTGACCTATTGTCCAATAATCTGGCTGCACTTGGATTGTTGCGTGCCAAGAATTCAAAGCGAGAGAAACTTGCTCCGTATAGGATATCCTAAAGAGATAGGGCATCCGTATGTATTGTGAGAAGGTGAGGAATGCATCGCTGAAACGACCCGGTCCAAAGACGGCGGGGAGTGATTGTTCGGGGCGAAGAGGcctaaaaaagaaacaacttcTAGTAGACTTCTAGGATGGCGAAGGAGGCAAGAAGGAGCCAAATTGTGCACCAAATAGAGTGAGAGCGTTCTTGGATAATATATGTAAAACTGGAATTAACTTATAAGATAAGCCTTTTGACATGAAGACAAGTTTGGTATTGGGAATCTGATGGCAAGTGTGCTTGGGTAAGAGCACGATTTATACGTGTgacctcctttcttcttcttcttcttttgtcggTGCTTAATTGTATGCCAAAGGACAAATCGTGAGATCCGGTTGTTGAGATGTATGTGTGAATTACGTTGGCAAAGTCCCTCCTCGGAGAATTGGTATGACGTGAAACTGCTAATATATCCAAATTGACCCATAACTCAATAACTTAAGATTTTAAGTGAAAGTAGGTCCAATTGAATATATTAACAAGCTTGGACTTGGCTTTCCCTTGGCGATTTCCCCGGATGAAGGTAATTAGAATTATATCGTTGTTGGTTTTCGGGCAGGTG contains:
- the LOC115738938 gene encoding bifunctional riboflavin biosynthesis protein RIBA 1, chloroplastic, producing MASLGLRHSYSSVFSSSEQHSCKHGVSTSTSYLSKSGVFFRIPSKPCRSRAIRKVTFAVLYGEDDLLPYSYNNGATSGQNVILDEQVLPKRVHVNSNGVAFGTLAAEITPTTQDFFPNEDVYDLDVPTEGFSSIPEAFEDIRQGKFVIVVDDEDRENEGDLIMAASLVTPEAMAFIVKHGTGIVCVSMREEDLERLQLPLMVTRKENEEKLCTAFTISVDARRGTTTGVSAHDRARTILSLASKDSKPEDFNRPGHVFPLKYREGGVLKRAGHTEASLDLAMLAGLEPIGVLCEIVDDDGSMARLPKLRQFALKENLKIISIADLIRYRRKRDKLVEQAGVAPIPTMWGPFMAFCYRSLLDGVEHIAMVKGEIGDGHNILVRVHSECLTGDIFGSARCDCGNQLALAMKQIEAAGRGVLVYLRGHEGRGIGLGHKLRAYNLQDDGRDTVEANEELGLPVDSREYGIGAQILRDIGVHTMRLMTNNPAKYVGLKGYGLAIVGRVPLLTPLTMENRRYLETKRAKMGHVYGHEDSDSTADNSSET